In Streptomyces sp. NBC_00878, a single window of DNA contains:
- a CDS encoding FAD/NAD(P)-binding domain-containing protein, protein MRPSIVIVGAGPRGTGLLERIAANMPELYDGSGQTGPRHAVSAQTVSRQAGSEQAAAGLDIHLVDPFPPGGGRIWREAQPPLLWMNSEAQDVTMFTDETVDMAGPVRGGPTLHEWAALDGRVFADRQRQGTYLRWVFERTVAALPPGVRVHHHPRRALRVGGPREGRQQVWLEGRPRPLLADLVVLTLGHLDAELDDEQRELAAYARAHDLVHLPPDFTADSDLSALAPGEPVLVRGFGLAFVDLMVLLTEERGGRYEPGPDGELTYRASGREPVLHVGSRRGVPYHSKIGYDLTGERPPLPRFFGPGEVDALLARPEGFDFRRDVWPLVEKELGFAHYHRLFTVHPERTGMAWADFEEKYAAGDSAEIQGLVASAVPDPADRLDLSALDRPLDGVHHASYDALQDGLRAYIEGDLTRRHDSAHSPDLAVFFGLLSVYGQLVRLGDIGSWWHGFFSYLASGPPGPRLRQMLALSRAGVLRFLGADMTVTAADGVFRAGSATVPGEYVEARALVEARLPHPTVERTRDSLLRELHAEGAAATPEGLLAVDPADGRVLDRSGTPHPRRFALGPHTDARGSGAFTRPRTGGPAFRQNDATARAALAFLRALSCSAAA, encoded by the coding sequence GTGAGGCCGTCGATCGTCATTGTGGGAGCCGGGCCGCGGGGGACCGGACTCCTGGAGCGGATCGCCGCCAACATGCCCGAGCTGTACGACGGTTCGGGGCAGACCGGTCCGAGGCATGCCGTTTCGGCGCAGACCGTTTCGAGGCAGGCCGGTTCGGAGCAGGCCGCAGCGGGGCTCGACATTCATCTCGTCGATCCCTTTCCGCCGGGCGGTGGCCGGATCTGGCGCGAGGCGCAGCCACCGCTGCTGTGGATGAACTCCGAGGCCCAGGACGTCACGATGTTCACCGACGAGACGGTCGACATGGCCGGGCCGGTGCGCGGGGGCCCCACGCTGCACGAGTGGGCCGCACTGGACGGCCGTGTCTTCGCGGACCGGCAACGGCAGGGCACGTACCTGCGCTGGGTCTTTGAGCGGACCGTCGCCGCGCTGCCGCCGGGTGTCCGCGTCCACCATCACCCCCGCCGTGCCCTGCGGGTCGGGGGTCCGCGCGAGGGGCGCCAGCAGGTGTGGCTGGAGGGCCGGCCGCGCCCGCTCCTCGCCGACCTGGTCGTCCTCACACTCGGCCATCTGGACGCCGAACTCGACGATGAACAGCGCGAGTTGGCCGCGTACGCCCGCGCCCACGACCTCGTCCACCTGCCGCCGGACTTCACCGCCGACAGCGACCTGTCCGCGCTCGCGCCGGGCGAACCGGTGCTCGTACGCGGTTTCGGGCTCGCCTTCGTCGACCTGATGGTGCTGCTCACGGAAGAGCGTGGCGGGCGCTACGAGCCGGGCCCGGACGGGGAGTTGACGTACCGGGCGTCCGGGCGCGAGCCCGTGCTGCACGTCGGGTCGCGGCGCGGGGTCCCGTACCACTCGAAGATCGGCTACGACCTGACCGGTGAACGGCCGCCGCTGCCACGGTTCTTCGGGCCGGGCGAGGTGGACGCACTGCTCGCGCGTCCCGAAGGCTTCGACTTCCGGCGGGACGTGTGGCCGCTCGTCGAGAAGGAACTGGGCTTCGCGCACTACCACCGGCTGTTCACGGTGCACCCCGAGCGCACGGGCATGGCCTGGGCGGACTTCGAGGAGAAGTACGCGGCCGGTGACAGCGCCGAGATCCAGGGCCTGGTCGCCTCGGCCGTGCCCGATCCCGCCGACCGGCTCGACCTGTCCGCGCTCGACCGTCCGCTGGACGGGGTGCATCATGCCTCGTACGACGCACTCCAGGATGGTCTGCGGGCCTACATCGAGGGGGATCTGACCCGGCGTCATGATTCCGCGCACAGCCCGGATCTGGCCGTCTTCTTCGGACTCCTCTCCGTCTACGGGCAGTTGGTGCGGCTCGGTGACATCGGGTCCTGGTGGCACGGCTTCTTCAGCTATCTGGCGTCCGGGCCGCCCGGACCGCGGCTGCGGCAGATGCTCGCCCTGTCCCGGGCCGGAGTGCTCAGGTTCCTGGGCGCCGACATGACCGTGACGGCCGCGGACGGCGTCTTCCGGGCCGGGAGCGCCACCGTGCCGGGGGAGTACGTCGAGGCGCGGGCACTCGTCGAGGCGCGGCTGCCGCACCCCACGGTCGAGCGGACCCGCGACTCGCTGCTGCGCGAGCTGCACGCCGAAGGAGCCGCGGCCACGCCCGAGGGGCTGCTCGCCGTGGACCCCGCCGACGGGCGCGTCCTCGACCGCTCCGGCACCCCGCATCCCCGGCGCTTCGCGCTCGGGCCGCACACCGACGCCCGGGGCTCCGGCGCGTTCACCCGGCCGCGCACCGGAGGGCCCGCCTTCCGGCAGAACGACGCCACGGCGCGTGCCGCGCTGGCCTTTCTGCGCGCGCTGTCCTGTAGCGCCGCCGCGTAA
- a CDS encoding amino acid ABC transporter permease translates to MSLTSDPPLARTSAEPEDYGALKVVPVRHPWRWAAVVVTAVLLAQFAHGLATNPGWEWEVFVEFFTAEVILKAVWVTLQLTFYGTALGFALGIVLAFMRLSASPFLKAVSFAYIWAFRSIPLIVQLLFWFNLAYLYKELEFGIPFGPGFFSFDTMGLVGAMSAAVLGLALHQAAYAAEIVRGGVLAVDSGQLEAAAALGIPRLRQIRRIVLPQAMRSILPNAANEVISLFKGTSIVSVMAIGELFYQVQVIYGRNGRVVPLLMVATAWYILLTTALSVLQHYVERHFAKGSTR, encoded by the coding sequence ATGTCGCTGACCAGTGATCCACCCCTTGCCAGAACATCCGCCGAGCCCGAGGACTACGGCGCGCTCAAGGTGGTGCCCGTACGCCATCCCTGGCGCTGGGCAGCGGTGGTCGTGACCGCCGTGCTGCTCGCCCAGTTCGCCCACGGGCTCGCCACCAACCCCGGCTGGGAGTGGGAGGTGTTCGTCGAGTTCTTCACCGCCGAGGTGATCCTCAAGGCGGTCTGGGTCACGCTTCAACTCACCTTCTACGGAACGGCGTTGGGCTTCGCCCTCGGTATCGTCCTCGCGTTCATGCGGCTGTCGGCGAGCCCGTTCCTGAAGGCCGTCTCCTTCGCGTACATCTGGGCGTTCCGGTCGATCCCGCTGATCGTGCAGCTGCTCTTCTGGTTCAACCTCGCCTATCTCTACAAGGAGTTGGAGTTCGGTATCCCCTTCGGGCCCGGCTTCTTCTCCTTCGACACGATGGGTCTGGTCGGCGCGATGAGCGCGGCGGTGCTGGGGCTGGCCCTGCACCAGGCCGCGTACGCCGCGGAGATCGTGCGCGGTGGCGTACTGGCCGTCGACAGCGGGCAGTTGGAGGCGGCCGCCGCGCTCGGCATCCCCAGGCTCCGGCAGATCCGGCGGATCGTGCTGCCGCAGGCGATGCGCTCCATCCTGCCGAACGCCGCCAACGAGGTGATCTCCCTCTTCAAGGGCACCTCGATCGTCTCCGTCATGGCGATCGGCGAACTCTTCTACCAGGTCCAGGTCATCTACGGCCGCAACGGCCGGGTCGTACCGCTGCTCATGGTCGCGACCGCCTGGTACATCCTCCTGACCACCGCGCTCTCGGTCCTCCAGCACTACGTCGAACGGCACTTCGCGAAGGGAAGCACCCGATGA
- a CDS encoding ABC transporter substrate-binding protein: MISRRTLAASVVALVVAPLLSACGGDSDAATGTGTSGTKQAGGVNIGPEQNRIRAKKVDEIASLVPADIRKRGTLKLGQSADASPPLGFYATDDKTRIGSEIDLATLVADTLGLKLDNEEVSWENLFVGLDSGKFDAVFSNVTVTEERKEKYDFATYRLDNIAFEAKKGTDWKIQGPEDVAGKTIAVSSGTNQEKILVDWSKQNEKAGRKPVDIKYFQKDTDYYLALQSGRIDAYLGPSPSAAYHVATAKQSIVVGTLSGAGDGLQGKIAATTKKGSGLVDAYAAALDHVIEDGSYERVLKRWGLSSEAVPKSEINPPGLPKI, translated from the coding sequence GTGATATCCCGACGCACCCTCGCCGCCTCCGTCGTCGCCCTCGTCGTCGCCCCGCTGCTCAGCGCCTGCGGCGGTGACAGCGACGCGGCGACCGGGACGGGCACCTCCGGGACCAAGCAGGCCGGCGGCGTCAACATCGGCCCGGAGCAGAACCGGATCCGCGCCAAGAAGGTCGACGAGATCGCCTCGCTCGTCCCGGCGGACATCCGCAAGCGCGGCACGCTGAAGCTCGGCCAGAGCGCCGACGCCTCGCCGCCACTCGGCTTCTACGCGACCGACGACAAGACCAGAATCGGCTCCGAGATCGACCTCGCGACCCTCGTCGCCGACACCCTCGGCCTGAAGCTCGACAACGAGGAGGTCTCCTGGGAGAACCTCTTCGTCGGCCTCGACAGCGGCAAGTTCGACGCCGTCTTCTCGAACGTCACGGTCACCGAGGAGCGCAAGGAGAAGTACGACTTCGCGACCTACCGCCTCGACAACATCGCGTTCGAGGCGAAGAAGGGCACCGACTGGAAGATCCAGGGTCCCGAGGACGTCGCGGGCAAGACGATCGCGGTCAGCTCCGGCACCAACCAGGAGAAGATCCTCGTCGACTGGAGCAAGCAGAACGAGAAGGCGGGCCGCAAGCCCGTCGACATCAAGTACTTCCAGAAGGACACGGACTACTACCTCGCTCTCCAGTCGGGCCGTATCGACGCCTACCTGGGCCCCAGCCCCTCCGCCGCCTACCACGTGGCCACCGCGAAGCAGTCGATCGTCGTGGGCACGCTCTCCGGTGCCGGGGACGGCCTCCAGGGCAAGATCGCCGCCACCACGAAGAAGGGCAGCGGGCTCGTCGACGCGTACGCGGCGGCCCTCGACCACGTGATCGAGGACGGCAGTTACGAGCGTGTGCTCAAGCGCTGGGGCCTGTCGAGCGAGGCCGTGCCGAAGTCGGAGATCAACCCGCCGGGTCTGCCGAAGATCTAG
- a CDS encoding LLM class flavin-dependent oxidoreductase, producing MTPPNGRGLLHLAAAVDQEAACDASGYVELAGLAERGGLDFVTLGDSFARPGPDALAVLSRVAPATARIGLVPTVTTTHTEPFQVQAAVATLDWVSRGRAGWRVDVSTTEGEARLFGRRHAAPADTLWHEAGQVADVACRLWDSWEDDAEIRDETTGRFIDRDKLHYVDFEGASFSVRGPSIVPRPPQGHPVRVVDATDRHAREAAARHADVALVQGVNPAQVAAVRAELHALALAHGRDPDELRVLAALTVDLGDGERAAEPGHGGGGPRQTAQGPLYRGGPVDLAELIVVWHGTGAVDGFHLTPLEPRRDLERLVNGTVAVLQHRGLFRTFYPGSTLREHLGLARPANQYAMTAGTTETAGTTVTGGAS from the coding sequence ATGACGCCACCGAACGGCCGGGGGCTCCTGCACCTGGCCGCCGCCGTCGATCAGGAGGCGGCCTGCGACGCCTCCGGATACGTCGAGTTGGCGGGGCTCGCGGAGCGCGGCGGGCTCGACTTCGTGACGCTCGGCGACTCCTTCGCGCGGCCCGGGCCCGACGCGCTCGCCGTGCTGTCGCGGGTCGCGCCCGCCACCGCGCGGATCGGTCTGGTGCCGACCGTCACGACCACCCACACCGAGCCGTTCCAGGTCCAGGCGGCCGTGGCCACCCTCGACTGGGTCAGCCGTGGCCGCGCAGGCTGGCGGGTCGATGTGTCGACGACCGAGGGCGAGGCCCGCCTTTTCGGCCGACGGCATGCCGCCCCCGCCGACACGCTGTGGCACGAGGCGGGCCAAGTCGCCGACGTGGCCTGCCGGTTGTGGGACAGCTGGGAGGACGACGCCGAGATACGCGACGAGACGACCGGCCGCTTCATCGACCGCGACAAGCTGCACTACGTCGACTTCGAGGGCGCCTCCTTCTCCGTACGCGGACCGTCGATCGTGCCGCGGCCACCGCAGGGGCATCCGGTGCGGGTCGTCGACGCCACGGACCGGCACGCCCGTGAGGCCGCCGCCCGGCACGCCGACGTGGCGCTGGTCCAGGGTGTGAACCCCGCACAAGTCGCCGCCGTACGCGCCGAGTTGCATGCTCTGGCCCTCGCGCACGGCCGCGATCCGGACGAGCTGCGCGTGCTCGCGGCCCTCACCGTCGACCTCGGTGACGGCGAGCGCGCGGCCGAGCCGGGCCACGGCGGGGGCGGCCCACGGCAGACCGCGCAGGGCCCGCTGTACCGCGGCGGCCCCGTCGACCTCGCCGAACTGATCGTCGTCTGGCACGGGACCGGCGCCGTCGACGGCTTCCACCTCACACCCCTCGAACCGCGCCGCGACCTGGAACGCCTGGTCAACGGCACGGTGGCGGTGCTCCAGCACCGCGGACTCTTCCGCACCTTCTACCCGGGCAGCACGCTCCGCGAGCACCTGGGCCTGGCCCGCCCCGCCAACCAGTACGCCATGACAGCCGGGACAACCGAGACAGCCGGGACAACCGTGACAGGGGGAGCGTCATGA
- a CDS encoding NtaA/DmoA family FMN-dependent monooxygenase (This protein belongs to a clade of FMN-dependent monooxygenases, within a broader family of flavin-dependent oxidoreductases, the luciferase-like monooxygenase (LMM) family, some of whose members use coenzyme F420 rather than FMN.) codes for MTAPTPGRKSRGRKPPDKHLHLAAHFPGVNSTTVWADPRSKSQIDFASFEHLARTAERGLFDFFFLAEGLRLRERKGRIHDLDVVGRPESITVLNALAAVTERLGLAATVNATFNEPYELARRLATLDHLSGGRAAWNVVTSSDAFTGENFRRGGFLDRADRYSRAAEFVEVARELWDSWTPDGVSRPFAHRGQHFDIAGEFTVPRSPQGHPVVIQAGDSPEGREFAASAADVIFTRHGSLEAGREFYADVKGRLARYGRAPEDLKIMPGVTFVLGDTAAEAQEKAAEVRRQQVSPQNALLALEQIWGVDLSSYDPDGPLPDVDPVPDTGLVQGRVRVADPFAVAAKWRALSREKGLSIRQTVIEASGRQSFIGTPGAVAAEIDEFVRTDAADGFILVPHLTPGGLDEFVDRVVPLLQERGAFRTKYTGTTLRSHLGLPEPVWKG; via the coding sequence ATGACCGCACCCACGCCTGGCCGTAAGTCCCGCGGCCGGAAGCCGCCCGACAAGCACCTTCATCTGGCCGCGCACTTCCCCGGTGTCAACAGCACCACCGTCTGGGCCGATCCGCGGTCGAAGTCGCAGATCGACTTCGCGTCCTTCGAGCATCTCGCGCGCACCGCCGAACGAGGGCTGTTCGACTTCTTCTTCCTCGCCGAGGGGCTGCGGCTGCGCGAGCGCAAGGGGCGCATCCACGACCTGGACGTGGTCGGACGGCCCGAGTCGATCACCGTACTGAACGCGCTCGCCGCCGTCACCGAGCGGCTCGGGCTCGCCGCCACGGTCAACGCGACCTTCAACGAACCGTACGAACTCGCCCGCAGGCTCGCCACGTTGGACCACCTCAGCGGGGGCCGCGCCGCCTGGAACGTGGTGACGTCCTCCGACGCCTTCACCGGCGAGAACTTCCGGCGCGGTGGTTTTCTCGACCGGGCGGACCGGTACTCGCGTGCCGCCGAATTCGTCGAGGTCGCACGGGAGTTGTGGGACTCCTGGACACCGGACGGAGTCTCGCGTCCCTTCGCCCATCGCGGCCAACACTTCGACATCGCGGGCGAGTTCACCGTCCCGCGCTCGCCGCAGGGCCACCCGGTCGTCATCCAGGCCGGGGACTCGCCGGAGGGCCGCGAGTTCGCCGCGTCGGCCGCCGACGTCATCTTCACGCGGCACGGAAGCCTGGAGGCGGGGCGCGAGTTCTACGCCGATGTGAAGGGCCGCCTCGCCCGGTACGGCCGTGCTCCCGAAGACCTGAAGATCATGCCCGGGGTCACCTTCGTGCTCGGCGACACCGCCGCCGAGGCACAGGAGAAGGCCGCCGAGGTCAGGCGGCAGCAGGTCTCGCCGCAGAACGCGCTCCTCGCCCTGGAGCAGATCTGGGGCGTCGACCTCTCCTCGTACGACCCCGACGGCCCCCTCCCCGACGTCGACCCGGTGCCGGACACCGGACTCGTCCAGGGCAGGGTGCGGGTCGCCGACCCGTTCGCGGTGGCCGCGAAGTGGCGGGCCCTGTCGCGCGAGAAGGGCCTGTCCATCCGGCAGACCGTGATCGAGGCGTCCGGCCGGCAGTCCTTCATCGGCACTCCCGGTGCGGTCGCCGCCGAGATCGACGAGTTCGTACGGACCGACGCGGCCGACGGCTTCATCCTCGTGCCGCATCTGACGCCGGGCGGCCTCGACGAGTTCGTGGACCGGGTCGTACCGCTCCTCCAGGAGCGGGGCGCGTTCCGGACGAAATACACCGGAACGACACTGCGCTCACACCTCGGGCTGCCGGAGCCCGTGTGGAAGGGTTGA
- a CDS encoding DUF1684 domain-containing protein translates to MTTEHVTTEHGAVEHGAVEHGAVEHGAAEASEDWKHWHEHRVETVSAPHGPLALSGTHWIEDYPEGRLPDMPGRWAADGDAVVLTAAAADGLLVDGRPFTGEVRLGADPGPAAEARVAYAERRFAVLVREGVWGVRDFDPASPARHEFRGIEATPYDPRWSVPGRFIPYEEDRTVRVANADGRERGLGLGGELAFRLDGQDLTLQVAVQADGSLWAVFGDATSGNGSYRFRFLRTAAPDAEGRTTVDLNRSLLPPCAFADHFICPFPPPGNTLGAAIAAGERDLLR, encoded by the coding sequence ATGACGACGGAACACGTGACGACGGAACACGGCGCGGTCGAACACGGCGCGGTCGAACACGGGGCGGTCGAACACGGGGCGGCGGAAGCCTCCGAGGACTGGAAGCACTGGCACGAGCACCGCGTCGAGACGGTGTCCGCGCCCCACGGCCCGCTCGCTCTCAGTGGCACGCACTGGATCGAGGACTATCCGGAGGGGCGCCTTCCGGACATGCCCGGCCGGTGGGCCGCGGACGGCGACGCGGTCGTGCTGACCGCCGCGGCGGCCGACGGCCTCCTCGTGGACGGACGGCCCTTCACCGGTGAGGTCCGGCTCGGGGCCGACCCGGGTCCGGCCGCCGAGGCCCGGGTCGCGTACGCCGAACGCCGGTTCGCCGTCCTCGTACGCGAAGGGGTCTGGGGCGTACGCGACTTCGACCCCGCCTCCCCGGCCCGGCACGAGTTCCGGGGCATCGAGGCCACGCCGTACGATCCGCGCTGGTCGGTGCCGGGCCGCTTCATACCGTACGAGGAGGACCGGACCGTGCGCGTGGCGAACGCCGACGGGCGGGAGCGCGGGCTCGGGCTCGGCGGTGAACTCGCCTTCCGGCTCGACGGGCAGGACCTGACGCTTCAGGTGGCGGTCCAGGCGGACGGCTCGCTGTGGGCTGTTTTCGGCGATGCGACCAGTGGGAACGGCAGTTATCGTTTCCGGTTCCTGCGCACGGCGGCTCCGGACGCCGAGGGGCGCACGACGGTGGACCTCAACCGGTCCCTGCTCCCGCCCTGCGCATTCGCCGACCACTTCATCTGCCCATTTCCGCCGCCGGGCAATACGCTCGGCGCGGCGATTGCCGCGGGGGAGCGCGATCTGCTCCGATAA
- a CDS encoding S1 family peptidase, which produces MRTKRTTPRSGIARRTRLIAVASGLMAAAAFTIPSANASDAQTFSTSQLKSASSSVLKADVPGTAWVTDAKTGKVVVTVDSTVSKAEIAQIKQAAGTNAGALQIKSTPGKFNKLIKGGDAIYASSWRCSLGFNVKNSAGADYFVTAGHCTDGAGTWWSNSGHTTTLGTTAGSSFPTNDYGLVRYTNTTVAKEGTAGSVNITSAATPAVGTNVIRTGSTTGTRTGRVTALNATVNYGGGDIVYGMIQTNVCAEPGDSGGSLYGSNGVAYGLTSGGSGNCTSGGTTFFQPVTEALAAYGVSVF; this is translated from the coding sequence GTGAGGACCAAGCGCACTACCCCCCGCAGCGGTATCGCGAGACGGACCCGGCTGATCGCAGTGGCCTCCGGACTCATGGCCGCAGCCGCATTCACCATCCCTTCCGCGAACGCGAGCGACGCGCAGACGTTCAGCACCTCCCAGCTGAAGAGCGCCAGCTCTTCGGTGCTCAAGGCCGATGTGCCGGGCACCGCATGGGTGACCGACGCCAAGACCGGCAAGGTCGTGGTCACGGTCGACAGCACCGTCTCCAAGGCGGAGATCGCCCAGATCAAGCAGGCCGCGGGCACCAACGCCGGCGCCCTGCAGATCAAGTCCACCCCGGGCAAGTTCAACAAGCTGATCAAGGGCGGCGACGCTATCTATGCGAGTAGCTGGCGCTGCTCGCTCGGCTTCAATGTCAAGAACAGCGCGGGAGCCGACTACTTCGTGACCGCCGGTCACTGCACCGACGGCGCCGGTACCTGGTGGTCGAACTCCGGGCACACCACCACCCTCGGCACGACGGCCGGCTCCAGCTTCCCGACCAACGACTACGGTCTGGTGCGCTACACCAACACCACGGTCGCCAAGGAAGGCACCGCGGGCAGCGTGAACATCACCAGCGCCGCCACCCCGGCCGTGGGCACGAACGTCATCCGCACCGGTTCCACCACCGGCACCCGCACCGGACGCGTCACCGCCCTCAACGCGACCGTGAACTACGGCGGCGGCGACATCGTCTACGGCATGATCCAGACCAACGTCTGCGCCGAGCCCGGCGACTCCGGCGGTTCGCTCTACGGCAGCAACGGCGTCGCCTACGGTCTGACCTCCGGCGGCAGCGGCAACTGCACCTCCGGCGGCACCACGTTCTTCCAGCCGGTCACCGAGGCGCTGGCCGCCTACGGCGTCAGCGTATTCTGA